Proteins from a genomic interval of Clostridia bacterium:
- a CDS encoding ABC transporter ATP-binding protein — MKRLFPYLRPYRAQAILAPLFKLAEAIFELLVPLLVADVIDKGIPSGDARYILGRVGLMVALAAAGLAFSLSAQYFAAKTAVGVAKSLRQNLFRHVQSLSFAELDELGAANVVNRFNSDCQEVQNGVNMTLRLLLRSPFIVFGAMIAAFTVDSSAWLFAVLIPVLTVVVVAVTLSTVPLYKLSRQRLDAVTEAVRENLTGRRVVRAFAAEHSEVARFEVLHRNLTYVERRAGRVAALLNPLTYVVVNGAVIALVYVGALRIHRGALSTGQLVAMYNYMTQILVELLKLTDLVVLLTRAIASGRRLAETFDVTSSQTFPDVMPEAVSTPYAVRFEDVRMRYAEGSMPAVDGVSLDLPYGQTLGIIGATGSGKSSLVGLIPRFYDFQEGRVLLAGVDVRAYPKEALRRAVAVVMQHSVMFTGTLRDNLTLGNPAATDEEIMHAVELAQAADVVAAKGGLDAEVAEGGRNLSGGQRQRIAIARALLTHPTVLVLDDSSSALDNLTDAKLRAALKKEGMTVITVSQRVSAVSHADAIAVMDEGKIIATGTHDELMASCAVYREIDELQKGGTL; from the coding sequence GTGAAACGGCTCTTCCCCTACCTACGTCCCTATCGCGCGCAAGCGATTTTGGCACCTTTGTTCAAATTGGCAGAGGCGATTTTTGAGTTGCTCGTGCCCCTTCTCGTGGCCGACGTCATCGACAAAGGCATTCCGTCGGGTGACGCGCGCTATATTTTGGGCAGGGTAGGGCTCATGGTGGCGCTTGCCGCCGCAGGGCTCGCCTTTTCTCTCTCCGCGCAGTATTTCGCGGCCAAGACGGCCGTCGGCGTGGCCAAATCCCTTCGTCAAAACCTTTTCCGTCACGTCCAAAGCCTTTCCTTCGCCGAGTTGGACGAGTTGGGCGCGGCCAACGTGGTCAACCGCTTCAATTCGGATTGCCAAGAGGTGCAGAACGGCGTCAACATGACCTTGCGCCTTTTGCTCCGTTCTCCCTTCATCGTGTTCGGCGCGATGATCGCCGCTTTCACGGTGGATTCGTCGGCGTGGCTTTTCGCCGTGCTCATTCCCGTTCTCACGGTCGTGGTGGTCGCGGTCACTTTGTCCACGGTGCCCCTATACAAGTTGTCGCGGCAGCGGTTGGACGCCGTTACCGAGGCCGTTCGGGAGAATTTGACGGGGCGGCGCGTGGTGCGCGCGTTCGCGGCCGAGCATAGCGAAGTGGCGCGGTTCGAGGTCTTGCACCGCAATCTCACCTATGTCGAACGCCGCGCGGGCAGGGTGGCGGCTTTGCTCAACCCCCTCACCTACGTCGTCGTCAACGGCGCGGTCATCGCGCTCGTCTACGTGGGCGCTTTGCGCATTCATCGCGGTGCGCTTTCCACGGGACAACTGGTCGCCATGTACAACTATATGACGCAGATATTGGTGGAACTTCTCAAACTCACGGACTTGGTCGTTCTGCTCACCCGCGCCATTGCTTCGGGGCGTCGCTTGGCCGAGACCTTCGACGTCACTTCGTCGCAGACCTTCCCCGACGTCATGCCCGAGGCGGTCTCCACGCCCTACGCCGTCCGCTTCGAGGACGTGCGTATGCGCTACGCCGAGGGCAGTATGCCCGCCGTGGACGGCGTCAGTCTGGATCTGCCCTATGGGCAAACCTTGGGAATCATCGGCGCCACGGGCTCGGGCAAGAGCAGTTTGGTCGGGCTTATTCCCCGCTTCTACGACTTCCAAGAGGGGCGCGTATTGCTTGCGGGCGTAGACGTTCGCGCCTATCCCAAAGAGGCCTTGCGCCGCGCCGTTGCGGTGGTCATGCAACACTCCGTTATGTTTACGGGCACCCTTCGTGACAATCTCACGTTGGGCAATCCCGCCGCCACCGACGAGGAGATCATGCACGCGGTCGAGTTGGCGCAGGCTGCGGACGTCGTCGCCGCCAAGGGCGGATTGGACGCCGAGGTGGCCGAGGGCGGGCGCAATCTTTCGGGCGGGCAACGCCAGCGCATTGCCATCGCCCGCGCTTTGCTCACGCACCCCACCGTGCTGGTTTTGGACGATAGCAGTTCGGCTCTGGACAATTTGACGGACGCCAAGTTGCGCGCGGCGCTCAAAAAAGAGGGCATGACTGTCATCACGGTTTCCCAGCGCGTCAGCGCGGTTTCGCACGCCGACGCCATCGCCGTTATGGACGAGGGCAAGATCATCGCCACGGGTACGCACGACGAGTTGATGGCTTCGTGCGCGGTCTATCGGGAGATTGACGAACTCCAAAAGGGGGGTACGCTATGA
- a CDS encoding ABC transporter ATP-binding protein, which yields MRFLRHYLRAQWGLLALGLALTALNVAATLGVPILIGRAIDGMVVGAVDFPRLYRHLSMMAVLVAVAASAQWGAKVLYNRATYLIAYRMRVDLLTNLQRLPLSYLDGQPTGRTLGKVIADVETVTDGLLLGFSQLFSGLATILGTLVILFVINWVVALVVLFVTPLSLFVSRAISRHTHARFARAAAIRADEMAVVEESVSCQKTVQAYSAERGRQAAFDAVNERYAAESEKAVFYSSLTNPMTRFVNAVVYAAVAAVGALSAAGVLGVGEALTVGSLTVLLSYANQYTKPFNEISGVITELQNALVCLKRVAELAALPPEEDEGTMSLPAEVSRVRLSHVAFSYDKAKPLLRDIDVAVYKGMRVAIVGTTGCGKTTLINLIMRFYEVDAGVVAVEDIPVGDLPRRHLRRNIGMVLQDVWVRHASVLDNLRIGAPEATLSEVEAAARQTHAHSFISRLPRGYDTVISDDGSLSVGQLQLLCVTRVLLTNPSLLILDEATSNIDVRTEQAVNHAFDVLMRGKTSFVVAHRLSTIKSADLILVMNAGRIEERGTHDELMALGGLYYRLYRGVEA from the coding sequence ATGAGGTTTTTGCGTCATTACCTACGTGCCCAATGGGGTTTGCTCGCTTTGGGGCTCGCGCTCACCGCGCTCAACGTCGCGGCCACTTTGGGCGTGCCCATTCTCATCGGTCGCGCCATAGACGGCATGGTCGTGGGCGCGGTCGATTTCCCGCGGCTCTATCGGCACCTTTCTATGATGGCGGTGCTCGTCGCGGTCGCCGCCTCCGCCCAATGGGGCGCCAAGGTCCTCTACAACCGCGCCACCTATCTCATCGCCTATCGTATGCGCGTGGATCTTTTGACGAACTTGCAGCGTTTGCCCTTGTCCTACTTGGACGGTCAGCCCACCGGGCGCACGTTGGGCAAAGTGATCGCGGACGTCGAGACCGTTACGGACGGCTTGTTGCTCGGTTTTTCCCAACTCTTTTCGGGGCTTGCCACCATCTTGGGCACGTTGGTCATTCTCTTCGTCATCAATTGGGTGGTCGCCTTGGTCGTGCTGTTCGTCACGCCCTTGTCCTTGTTCGTCTCCCGCGCCATTTCCCGTCACACGCACGCTCGTTTCGCCCGTGCCGCCGCCATTCGCGCGGACGAGATGGCCGTGGTAGAGGAGTCGGTCTCGTGTCAAAAGACGGTGCAGGCCTATTCGGCGGAGAGGGGCAGACAGGCCGCGTTCGACGCGGTCAACGAGCGCTACGCCGCCGAGAGCGAAAAGGCGGTTTTCTATTCTTCCCTCACCAATCCCATGACGCGTTTCGTCAACGCGGTGGTCTACGCCGCGGTTGCCGCGGTCGGTGCGCTTTCGGCTGCGGGCGTTTTGGGCGTGGGCGAAGCGTTGACGGTAGGCTCGCTCACCGTGCTTCTTTCCTACGCCAATCAATACACCAAGCCGTTCAACGAGATTTCGGGCGTCATCACCGAGTTGCAGAACGCCTTGGTCTGTCTCAAACGCGTGGCCGAGCTTGCGGCCTTGCCGCCCGAAGAGGACGAGGGGACTATGTCCCTTCCCGCCGAGGTCAGTCGCGTGCGCCTTTCGCACGTGGCGTTCAGCTACGACAAAGCCAAGCCCCTCTTGCGTGATATCGACGTGGCGGTGTACAAAGGTATGCGCGTGGCCATCGTGGGCACGACGGGTTGCGGCAAGACCACCCTCATCAACCTCATCATGCGGTTCTACGAGGTGGACGCGGGCGTCGTCGCGGTAGAGGATATCCCCGTAGGGGATTTGCCCCGTCGGCACCTTCGCCGCAATATCGGCATGGTGTTGCAGGACGTTTGGGTACGGCACGCCTCGGTGTTGGACAACCTGCGCATAGGCGCGCCCGAGGCCACGCTCTCCGAGGTGGAAGCGGCCGCCCGTCAAACGCACGCGCACTCCTTCATTTCGCGCTTGCCCCGGGGCTACGACACCGTCATTTCGGACGACGGCAGTTTGTCGGTAGGGCAGTTACAACTCCTTTGCGTCACCCGCGTACTGCTCACCAATCCTTCTTTGCTCATTCTGGACGAAGCCACGTCCAATATCGACGTGCGCACCGAGCAGGCGGTCAATCACGCCTTCGACGTGCTCATGCGGGGCAAGACCAGTTTCGTGGTCGCGCACCGCTTGTCCACCATCAAGAGCGCCGACCTCATTTTGGTCATGAACGCGGGGCGGATAGAGGAGCGCGGCACGCACGACGAACTCATGGCATTGGGCGGGCTGTACTATCGGCTCTACCGAGGCGTAGAGGCGTAG
- a CDS encoding hemolysin III family protein — translation MNAPDSVLVQEYRRRGLVYYTPAEETLHVATHLAGVVAALVLFALMVVRARTTASLLTASLSPFLLGVQYAVSVAYHAAEDLERKRVWRTLDYPAVSLNVLACGSAFSLLYHRAYGYAAFAVCFVLVAVTLVLCLRRFDRFKRFAVVTAFVVGALMFGSFLSAYFSPTGVVRRYPVVWLHLAGLSSSLAGAALFGVKRRFAHAVFHVFVLVGPVLCMVGNLLQLT, via the coding sequence ATGAACGCTCCCGACTCCGTGCTCGTCCAAGAATATCGCCGTCGCGGCTTGGTGTACTACACCCCCGCCGAGGAGACCTTGCACGTCGCCACGCATTTGGCGGGCGTCGTCGCGGCTTTGGTGCTGTTTGCTTTGATGGTCGTTCGCGCCCGCACGACGGCTTCGCTGTTAACGGCCTCGCTGTCTCCTTTTTTGTTGGGCGTGCAGTACGCCGTTTCGGTGGCCTATCACGCCGCCGAGGACCTCGAGCGCAAGCGCGTTTGGCGCACGCTGGACTATCCAGCCGTCAGCCTCAACGTCTTGGCGTGCGGCTCGGCGTTCAGCCTTCTATACCATAGGGCGTACGGCTATGCGGCGTTCGCCGTTTGCTTCGTGTTGGTCGCAGTTACCCTCGTTTTGTGCTTGCGGCGTTTCGACCGTTTCAAACGGTTTGCCGTCGTCACGGCCTTCGTCGTGGGCGCGTTGATGTTCGGCTCCTTCCTCTCCGCCTACTTCTCTCCCACGGGCGTCGTGCGCCGATATCCCGTCGTGTGGTTGCACCTTGCGGGGCTTTCGTCCTCGTTGGCGGGGGCGGCGCTCTTTGGGGTCAAACGCCGCTTCGCGCATGCGGTGTTTCACGTTTTCGTCTTGGTCGGGCCCGTGCTGTGTATGGTCGGCAACTTGTTGCAGTTGACCTGA
- a CDS encoding galactose mutarotase, producing MQTTFISTSPTGISLYELSNARGMRVRVVNYGARLFSMHVPTRSGDFVDVLAGFDTPDEFRGDNPYFNALVGRVANRIARGRFTLDGRTYCLAHNDGPNHLHGGLEGFDRKLWTVVEAEGGHITMRYVSPDGEEGYPGTLAVTVTYTLDESNALSLDYEATADRATPVNLTNHAYFNLDGDFRSVLSHEVSIAADRVIAADDLLIPTGELTPVAGTLYDFRTPHAVGAYLTPAHPPVIGKGGYDIGYVLLPHAVSTPVATAYSARTGIRMTVYTDRPVLQFYTGNFLDGTVVGKHSYPYQSAFCMETQGYSDAPNQPHFPSVTLPAGETYRAHTSYVFSVD from the coding sequence ATGCAGACTACTTTTATTTCCACTTCCCCCACGGGCATATCCCTCTACGAACTGTCCAACGCGCGCGGTATGCGCGTTCGCGTCGTCAACTACGGTGCGCGCCTTTTCTCTATGCACGTGCCCACCCGTTCGGGCGACTTCGTGGACGTCTTGGCGGGCTTCGATACGCCCGACGAGTTCAGGGGGGACAATCCCTATTTCAACGCGCTCGTAGGCCGCGTGGCCAACCGCATCGCCCGCGGGCGTTTCACCTTGGACGGACGGACTTATTGTCTTGCCCACAACGACGGGCCGAACCACCTTCACGGCGGATTGGAGGGCTTCGATCGCAAGCTTTGGACGGTCGTGGAGGCCGAGGGCGGCCATATTACCATGCGTTACGTGTCCCCCGATGGCGAAGAGGGCTATCCCGGCACGCTCGCCGTCACCGTCACCTACACGCTTGACGAGTCCAACGCCCTATCGTTGGACTACGAGGCCACGGCGGATAGGGCCACTCCCGTCAATCTCACCAATCACGCCTACTTCAATCTGGACGGCGATTTTCGTTCGGTTCTTTCCCACGAGGTTTCCATTGCGGCCGACCGCGTCATCGCAGCGGACGACCTGCTCATTCCCACGGGCGAACTCACGCCCGTAGCGGGCACTTTGTACGACTTCCGCACCCCGCACGCCGTGGGCGCGTATCTCACGCCTGCCCATCCCCCCGTCATAGGCAAAGGCGGGTATGATATCGGGTACGTCTTGCTGCCGCACGCCGTTTCCACCCCCGTCGCCACGGCCTATTCCGCCCGCACGGGCATTCGCATGACCGTCTACACCGACCGCCCCGTCTTGCAGTTTTATACGGGCAACTTCTTGGACGGCACCGTCGTAGGCAAGCATTCTTATCCCTATCAATCGGCATTTTGCATGGAAACGCAGGGCTATTCGGACGCGCCCAATCAGCCCCATTTCCCCTCGGTTACGCTCCCTGCGGGCGAGACCTACCGCGCTCATACTTCGTACGTATTTTCGGTGGACTGA
- a CDS encoding aspartate--ammonia ligase: MTLIPKDYQSVLSVYRTQMAIGTLKKLVETMLGDKLNLKRVSAPLFVDAGSGLNDDLNGVERPVSFDTLHQGGSLQIVHSLAKWKRLALYRYNFSVGEGLYTDMNAIRRDEECDNLHSIYVDQWDWEKVISAHDRTEAFLRQTVQSIVDAIAEADHILLSLFPELTYRFPREITFVTAEELEVTYPDLTPKERENAFCRLHPLVFLMHIGGKLPSGARHDGRAPDYDDWTLNGDILVYNPLLDMAFEISSMGIRVDKAALLRQLAEAGCEERAELYFHRLLLDGTLPLTVGGGIGQSRLCMLLLEKAHIGEVQVSYWDEATREECRRGNIFLL, translated from the coding sequence ATGACCCTTATTCCCAAAGATTATCAATCCGTTCTAAGCGTTTATCGCACCCAAATGGCCATCGGTACGCTCAAGAAGTTGGTCGAGACAATGCTCGGTGACAAACTCAACCTCAAGCGCGTGTCCGCCCCCTTGTTCGTGGATGCGGGCAGCGGTCTCAACGACGACCTCAACGGCGTGGAGCGCCCCGTCTCTTTCGACACCCTGCACCAAGGCGGCAGTCTTCAAATCGTGCACAGCCTCGCCAAGTGGAAGCGTTTGGCGTTGTATCGCTACAATTTCAGCGTAGGGGAGGGGCTATATACGGACATGAACGCCATTCGCCGCGACGAGGAATGCGACAATCTCCATTCCATCTACGTGGACCAATGGGATTGGGAGAAGGTCATATCCGCCCACGACCGCACCGAGGCGTTCCTTCGTCAGACCGTGCAGTCCATCGTGGACGCCATCGCCGAGGCCGACCACATTCTCTTGTCCCTCTTCCCCGAGTTGACCTATCGTTTCCCGCGCGAGATCACCTTTGTCACCGCCGAGGAGTTGGAGGTGACCTATCCCGACCTTACGCCCAAGGAGCGCGAGAACGCGTTTTGCCGTTTGCATCCCTTGGTTTTCCTTATGCACATCGGCGGCAAATTGCCTTCGGGCGCCCGCCACGACGGCCGCGCGCCCGACTATGACGATTGGACGCTCAACGGGGACATCTTGGTCTACAATCCCCTCTTGGATATGGCGTTCGAGATCTCCTCTATGGGCATTCGCGTAGACAAAGCCGCTTTGCTTCGTCAGCTTGCCGAGGCAGGCTGTGAGGAGCGCGCCGAGTTGTATTTCCACCGCCTTTTGTTGGACGGCACCTTGCCTTTGACGGTAGGCGGCGGCATCGGTCAATCCCGTTTGTGTATGTTGTTGCTCGAGAAGGCGCACATCGGCGAGGTACAGGTCTCCTATTGGGACGAAGCCACGCGCGAGGAGTGCCGTCGGGGCAATATTTTCCTGCTTTGA
- the mutY gene encoding A/G-specific adenine glycosylase — translation MQSIVTPLLQWYAAAKRDLPWRGSPTPYGVWISEIMLQQTRVSAVKDYYVRWMAALPTVADLAAAPSDLLHKLWEGLGYYNRVANLQRAARQIMNDFGGELPHTVEGLRSLAGIGDYTAGAIASIAYGLPVPAVDGNVLRVLARLTDDRTDVLSPEAKRRATALLAPLIPRDRASDFTQAMFELGALVCLPRRPDCIACPLRAQCAAYAAGTQDELPVRVVKTRRRTVDVTVLVLSTPSGYVVTRPRDKGLLSGLYGLPFVEARLSPEDVPAAATEWGVFATHVTPLPDATHVFTHVTWRLSGYLVGCTVDALPEGCMLATAEDVRDRLALPTAFAAYRPLT, via the coding sequence ATGCAGTCCATCGTCACCCCACTTCTCCAATGGTACGCCGCCGCCAAGCGCGATTTGCCTTGGCGCGGTTCTCCCACGCCCTACGGCGTATGGATCAGCGAGATCATGCTCCAACAGACGCGCGTCTCTGCGGTCAAGGACTACTACGTCCGTTGGATGGCGGCTTTGCCCACCGTGGCAGACCTCGCGGCGGCGCCGTCCGACCTTTTGCACAAGTTGTGGGAGGGGTTGGGCTACTATAACCGCGTCGCCAATCTCCAACGCGCCGCGCGCCAAATTATGAACGATTTTGGGGGCGAATTGCCCCATACGGTCGAGGGTTTACGCTCCCTTGCGGGCATAGGCGACTACACGGCGGGAGCCATCGCTTCCATCGCCTACGGCTTGCCCGTTCCCGCCGTGGACGGCAACGTGTTGCGCGTGTTGGCGCGCCTGACCGACGACCGCACCGACGTTCTTTCGCCCGAGGCGAAGCGTAGGGCGACCGCGTTGCTCGCGCCCCTCATTCCGCGCGACCGTGCTTCGGATTTCACGCAGGCCATGTTCGAGTTGGGGGCGTTGGTGTGTCTTCCCCGCCGCCCCGATTGTATCGCCTGCCCCCTTCGGGCGCAATGCGCGGCCTACGCCGCGGGCACCCAAGATGAGTTGCCTGTCCGCGTGGTCAAGACGCGCCGCCGCACGGTGGACGTCACCGTCCTCGTGTTGTCCACCCCTTCTGGCTACGTCGTCACCCGTCCCCGCGACAAGGGCTTGCTGTCGGGGCTGTATGGTCTTCCGTTCGTCGAGGCGCGGCTTTCCCCCGAGGACGTTCCCGCCGCCGCCACCGAATGGGGCGTATTTGCCACCCACGTCACCCCTCTTCCCGATGCCACGCACGTCTTCACTCACGTCACTTGGCGTTTGTCGGGCTACCTCGTCGGGTGCACCGTGGACGCGCTTCCCGAGGGCTGTATGCTCGCCACCGCCGAGGACGTCCGCGACCGCTTGGCCCTTCCCACGGCCTTCGCCGCCTACCGTCCACTGACCTAA
- the tsaA gene encoding tRNA (N6-threonylcarbamoyladenosine(37)-N6)-methyltransferase TrmO, whose translation MKIIAHIRTDFPDKFGVPRQSGLVPLRGRVVFLPPYDTPDAFRGLEGYSHIWVLWRFDGFDADAFSPTVRPPRLGGNRRMGVFATRSPHRPNPIGLSVLRLVDVLRTDHGVELLVEGVDMVDGTAVYDVKPYLPQVDRVEDAAGGFSADCLADPLSVRFADGLAVPPDLAAALVPLLAADPRPHYHEDGRVYGMRYASYEIKFTVADHLATVLSVEPAE comes from the coding sequence ATGAAAATCATCGCCCACATCCGCACCGATTTTCCCGACAAATTCGGCGTCCCCCGCCAAAGCGGTCTCGTTCCGCTTCGGGGTCGCGTCGTGTTTCTGCCCCCGTACGATACGCCCGACGCCTTCCGCGGGTTGGAGGGCTATTCGCATATATGGGTGCTGTGGCGCTTCGACGGCTTCGACGCCGACGCGTTTTCTCCCACCGTTCGTCCCCCTCGTTTGGGCGGCAATCGCCGCATGGGTGTATTCGCCACACGCAGTCCCCATCGTCCCAATCCCATAGGGTTGAGCGTATTGCGTTTGGTGGACGTTTTGCGCACTGACCACGGCGTCGAACTTTTGGTCGAGGGCGTGGATATGGTGGACGGCACCGCCGTCTACGACGTCAAGCCCTACCTGCCGCAGGTGGACAGGGTAGAGGATGCCGCGGGCGGTTTCTCCGCCGACTGTTTGGCCGATCCGCTTTCCGTGCGTTTCGCCGACGGCCTCGCCGTCCCGCCCGACCTTGCCGCCGCCCTCGTTCCCTTGCTTGCCGCCGATCCCCGTCCCCACTACCACGAGGATGGCCGCGTCTACGGTATGCGCTACGCTTCCTACGAGATCAAATTCACCGTCGCCGACCACCTTGCCACCGTCCTCTCCGTCGAGCCGGCAGAATGA
- the gdhA gene encoding NADP-specific glutamate dehydrogenase, producing MKYVEKVFEQLKKDNPNEPEFLQAAQEILFTLAPVFDAHPEYEKAGLLERFVEPERIVEFRVPWVDDKGQVQVNKGYRVQFNSAIGPYKGGLRFHPSVNLSILKFLGLEQILKNSLTSLPIGGGKGGSNFDPKGKSDAEVMRFCQSFMTELYRHIGPDADVPAGDIGVGGREIGYLFGQYKRIKAQSENGVLTGKGLSYGGSLGRTEATGYGLLFYVQEMLRVNGQSINGKTVCISGSGNVAIFACEKAQQLGAKVVTMSDSNGFVYDPDGIKLNVVKEIKLGRRGRIKEYADQVAGATYTEGCKNVWKTKCDVALPCATQNEIDLDSAKALIANGVKAVGEGANMPSTLEAIDAFLKAGVLFAPAKAANAGGVATSALEMSQNSMRYSWSKEEVLDKLQGIMVNIHTACQKASEEYGFGYNLVAGANIAGFLKVADAMMAQGIV from the coding sequence ATGAAATACGTTGAAAAAGTGTTTGAACAACTCAAAAAAGACAACCCCAACGAGCCCGAGTTCTTGCAGGCGGCACAGGAAATTCTGTTTACCTTGGCGCCCGTCTTCGACGCGCACCCCGAATATGAAAAAGCGGGGCTTTTGGAGCGCTTCGTGGAGCCCGAGCGTATCGTCGAGTTCCGCGTGCCCTGGGTGGACGATAAGGGCCAGGTGCAGGTCAATAAGGGCTACCGCGTGCAATTCAATTCGGCCATCGGCCCCTATAAGGGCGGACTTAGGTTCCACCCCAGCGTCAACTTGTCTATCCTCAAGTTCTTGGGCCTCGAGCAAATTCTCAAAAACAGCCTGACTTCGTTGCCTATCGGCGGCGGCAAGGGCGGCAGTAACTTCGACCCCAAGGGCAAGTCGGACGCGGAAGTGATGCGCTTCTGCCAAAGCTTTATGACCGAGTTGTATCGGCATATCGGCCCCGACGCGGACGTGCCCGCGGGCGATATCGGCGTGGGCGGCAGAGAAATCGGCTACCTCTTCGGACAATATAAGCGCATCAAGGCGCAGAGCGAGAACGGCGTGCTGACGGGCAAGGGTTTGTCCTACGGCGGCAGCCTCGGGCGCACCGAGGCGACGGGGTACGGACTCTTGTTTTACGTGCAGGAGATGCTGCGCGTGAACGGACAGAGCATCAACGGCAAGACCGTGTGTATCTCCGGCTCGGGCAACGTGGCTATCTTCGCATGCGAGAAGGCGCAACAGTTGGGCGCGAAGGTCGTGACTATGTCGGATAGCAACGGATTCGTGTACGACCCCGACGGCATCAAGTTGAACGTCGTGAAGGAAATCAAGTTGGGTCGCCGCGGCCGTATCAAGGAGTACGCCGACCAGGTGGCGGGCGCAACCTATACCGAGGGCTGCAAGAACGTGTGGAAGACGAAGTGCGACGTCGCCCTGCCCTGCGCTACCCAAAACGAGATCGACCTCGACAGCGCGAAGGCTTTGATCGCGAACGGCGTGAAGGCCGTGGGCGAAGGCGCCAATATGCCCTCTACCCTCGAGGCTATCGACGCGTTCCTCAAAGCGGGCGTGCTGTTCGCGCCGGCAAAGGCCGCGAATGCGGGCGGCGTGGCTACCAGCGCGTTGGAGATGAGCCAAAACAGTATGCGCTACAGCTGGAGCAAGGAAGAAGTGCTGGATAAACTGCAAGGTATCATGGTCAATATCCATACCGCGTGCCAAAAGGCGAGCGAAGAGTACGGCTTCGGATACAACCTCGTGGCGGGCGCGAATATCGCGGGCTTCTTGAAGGTGGCCGACGCGATGATGGCGCAGGGAATCGTGTGA
- a CDS encoding S26 family signal peptidase, producing the protein MSSDKERKKLLTDKQQAILDIVVTTIEALVVVVCIVVSVLVWVGASDPADRSINWFAIQTDSMMGSNPDSLNPGDMMFTKKVKSISELKVGDVIAFKGTVIDSAGNAIEDQIITHRITQIDGAQIHTRGDNAEQEDFLPKTIEDVIGKYTGKAKGLGKVTLWLGGFKKVVTNEARYNDPDALGGYGYEKSGSTASFLVIIIPLALLFIYNGYVVVKWSMDERAKKIRAAAMAEAEAKVEEDKQSQEEVKRAALTEYMRANGMSDEQIAAYFAEQAAKSETVVPEGERHPESNVTLSRDEVPSSKGPIDSGTTEDTPNEEQSDPDDADPKD; encoded by the coding sequence ATGAGTTCCGACAAAGAACGCAAAAAACTCCTTACGGACAAGCAGCAGGCCATCCTCGACATCGTGGTCACCACCATCGAGGCGTTGGTCGTGGTTGTTTGCATCGTGGTGTCCGTGTTGGTGTGGGTGGGCGCCAGCGATCCCGCTGATCGCTCCATCAACTGGTTCGCCATTCAGACCGACTCTATGATGGGCTCCAATCCCGACAGTCTCAATCCCGGGGATATGATGTTCACCAAGAAGGTCAAGTCCATTTCCGAATTGAAGGTCGGCGACGTCATTGCCTTCAAAGGCACCGTTATCGACTCCGCGGGCAATGCGATTGAGGACCAAATCATCACCCACAGGATTACTCAAATTGATGGTGCGCAGATTCACACGAGAGGTGATAATGCGGAACAAGAGGATTTCTTGCCCAAAACCATTGAGGATGTCATCGGCAAGTATACCGGCAAAGCCAAAGGACTTGGCAAGGTGACCTTATGGTTGGGCGGCTTCAAAAAGGTCGTCACCAACGAGGCCCGCTATAACGATCCCGATGCGTTGGGTGGCTATGGTTACGAGAAGAGCGGCTCCACCGCCAGCTTCCTCGTCATCATCATTCCCTTGGCGTTGCTGTTTATCTACAATGGGTACGTCGTGGTCAAGTGGTCGATGGACGAGCGCGCCAAGAAGATTCGCGCCGCTGCCATGGCTGAGGCCGAGGCCAAAGTCGAGGAAGACAAGCAGAGTCAAGAGGAGGTCAAGCGCGCCGCACTCACCGAGTATATGCGTGCCAACGGTATGTCCGATGAGCAGATCGCCGCTTACTTCGCCGAGCAAGCCGCCAAGTCCGAGACTGTTGTGCCCGAAGGGGAACGTCATCCCGAGTCCAACGTCACCTTGAGCAGGGACGAAGTCCCGTCGTCGAAAGGTCCCATTGATAGTGGCACCACCGAAGACACCCCCAACGAGGAGCAGTCCGACCCCGACGACGCCGATCCCAAGGATTAA
- a CDS encoding GIY-YIG nuclease family protein, giving the protein MEQGYTYILTNENDTVFYVGVTSNIQRRLYEHRNHRFRGFTDRYNVTKVVYVELTERIEDAILREKQLKGWSRAKKKRLIESINPDYRDLYNDYMK; this is encoded by the coding sequence ATGGAACAAGGTTACACCTACATTCTAACCAATGAGAATGATACCGTGTTCTATGTAGGTGTCACGTCAAATATACAGCGTAGACTGTATGAACATCGCAATCATCGATTTCGTGGGTTTACCGATCGGTACAATGTGACTAAGGTCGTGTACGTTGAGTTGACTGAGCGCATTGAGGATGCGATATTACGAGAAAAACAACTGAAAGGTTGGTCTCGTGCAAAGAAAAAGCGTTTAATTGAGTCAATCAATCCCGACTATCGGGATTTGTATAATGACTATATGAAATAG